The following coding sequences lie in one Clostridia bacterium genomic window:
- a CDS encoding HAD family phosphatase encodes MIYRIGKILPKSWTDSRRLFALFVKPQQLKMLVLDLDGTTLNDQKEMIPENITAIKNLRRKNPKIIVCVATGRTFHESVRFAQKIEADFLLTNNGSAFYQRVGTKYELGKAFTLSEQQYQTIYNQIRKYESENSDLAWRIGLADTRYNIITDNQIGVLKKIHKAFSLTEEKVVKPVLIKDFAEIRKQGLSQSLLNIYLDFGQTALGKKQYQEFEEFLQREKVDYFQWSDSQYEIVPKGVNKGSTLAVIIAEQRKKGNYIKEHEVMVLGNAENDLPMFEKGFRSLCPANSWEGIEKAKNVRRLKVTNNEPFVQAALDEYYRKPSMVKRLLEEIKERHEAIRRPAVLKREEMEKEHY; translated from the coding sequence ATGATTTATCGAATTGGTAAAATTTTGCCGAAAAGTTGGACTGACAGTCGGCGGCTATTTGCTTTATTTGTGAAACCTCAACAATTAAAAATGCTTGTACTTGATTTAGATGGGACAACATTAAATGATCAAAAGGAAATGATTCCAGAAAATATTACGGCTATTAAGAATTTACGACGAAAAAATCCCAAAATAATTGTTTGTGTTGCTACAGGGCGGACCTTTCATGAGTCAGTCCGTTTTGCCCAAAAAATTGAAGCAGATTTTTTGTTAACGAATAATGGTAGTGCTTTTTATCAGCGAGTGGGAACTAAATATGAATTAGGTAAGGCTTTTACTCTTTCTGAACAACAATATCAGACAATTTATAATCAAATTAGAAAATATGAAAGTGAAAACTCTGATTTGGCATGGCGTATTGGTCTAGCCGATACCCGCTATAATATTATTACAGATAATCAGATAGGTGTCTTAAAAAAAATACATAAGGCGTTTTCCCTTACTGAGGAAAAAGTGGTTAAGCCTGTTCTGATTAAAGATTTTGCTGAAATTAGAAAACAGGGGTTAAGTCAAAGTCTACTTAATATTTATCTTGATTTTGGTCAGACTGCATTAGGGAAAAAACAATATCAAGAATTTGAGGAGTTTTTACAAAGGGAAAAAGTTGATTATTTTCAGTGGTCTGACTCTCAATATGAAATTGTTCCTAAGGGTGTAAATAAGGGAAGTACTTTGGCTGTGATTATTGCGGAACAAAGAAAAAAGGGAAATTACATTAAAGAGCATGAAGTTATGGTTTTGGGGAATGCCGAAAATGATCTGCCAATGTTTGAAAAGGGTTTTCGTAGTTTATGCCCAGCTAATTCTTGGGAAGGAATTGAAAAGGCGAAAAATGTAAGGAGATTAAAGGTAACCAATAATGAGCCTTTTGTACAGGCGGCACTTGATGAGTATTATCGGAAACCTTCAATGGTAAAGCGTTTGCTAGAGGAAATTAAAGAAAGACATGAGGCAATCCGGAGACCAGCAGTTTTAAAACGAGAAGAAATGGAGAAAGAAC
- a CDS encoding AAA family ATPase produces MKKVEIISGLIMGLLLYLFYLGYDLRPLIILGTLCFFFYLFSAKKGLLNLNGHQKLIEKTNFNFDDIGGLETPKRELKEALEFLLKSSLVHQMGIRPIKGILLTGPPGTGKTLLAKAAAGYSDAVFLATSGSEFIEMYAGVGAQRVRNLFQKARDLAKEQKKSRAIIFIDEIEVLGGKRGSHSAHLEYDQTLNQLLVEMDGMHNRTDIQLLLIAATNRPDLLDNALLRPGRFDRQVRVDLPDKEERLTILELHCANKPLDKKTDLTEIAASTYGFSGAHLENVANEAAILALRENSTLIKQAHLREAVDKVILGEKLSQRAKNEETLKRVAFHETGHALVSEILNPGSVDQITVTSRGKALGYVRHLQDEDQVLYTKSTLENEIMILLAGALSEELFLGEKSTGAANDFERAIKVAQQIVSTGLSKLGVVSVELLPEKKFYAVCREIINDLEEQTKQILLMHETIIMELVEVLKNKEKISGSEFRQLLEKNKKPRSA; encoded by the coding sequence ATGAAAAAGGTAGAAATTATTAGTGGTCTCATAATGGGTCTACTACTCTATTTATTTTACCTCGGCTATGATTTAAGACCTTTAATTATTCTAGGTACTTTATGTTTTTTCTTTTATTTATTTTCCGCTAAAAAAGGCTTGTTAAACCTAAATGGTCATCAAAAATTAATTGAAAAAACTAATTTTAATTTTGATGATATTGGAGGTTTAGAGACACCCAAACGTGAACTAAAAGAAGCCTTGGAATTTTTACTAAAGTCTAGTTTGGTTCATCAAATGGGTATTAGACCAATTAAGGGGATTCTTTTAACTGGACCTCCGGGTACAGGAAAAACACTATTGGCTAAAGCAGCTGCTGGTTATTCTGATGCCGTATTTTTGGCTACATCTGGTAGTGAATTTATTGAAATGTATGCCGGGGTTGGTGCCCAAAGAGTGAGGAATCTTTTTCAAAAAGCACGTGATTTAGCCAAAGAGCAAAAAAAGTCGCGGGCCATTATTTTTATAGATGAAATTGAAGTTTTGGGCGGCAAACGAGGTTCACATAGTGCCCATTTGGAATATGATCAAACTTTAAATCAATTATTAGTCGAAATGGATGGAATGCATAATCGGACCGACATACAGTTATTATTAATTGCCGCTACTAACCGACCTGATTTATTAGATAATGCACTTTTACGTCCAGGGCGTTTTGATCGTCAAGTAAGGGTCGATCTTCCGGATAAAGAGGAGCGTTTAACTATTTTGGAATTACATTGTGCCAATAAACCTTTGGATAAAAAAACAGATTTGACGGAAATTGCCGCCAGTACCTATGGCTTTTCTGGGGCACATTTGGAAAATGTAGCTAATGAGGCGGCTATTTTGGCTTTACGTGAAAATAGTACTTTAATTAAGCAAGCTCATTTAAGAGAGGCCGTAGATAAAGTGATTTTAGGTGAAAAACTATCACAGCGCGCCAAAAATGAGGAAACCTTAAAGAGGGTTGCTTTTCACGAAACCGGACATGCTTTAGTTAGTGAAATTTTAAATCCTGGTTCAGTAGACCAAATTACTGTTACCTCACGTGGTAAAGCCCTAGGATATGTACGTCATCTTCAGGATGAAGATCAAGTATTATATACTAAATCTACTTTAGAAAATGAAATTATGATTCTTTTGGCTGGTGCTTTAAGTGAAGAATTATTTTTAGGAGAAAAGAGTACTGGTGCTGCTAATGATTTTGAACGAGCCATTAAAGTAGCCCAACAAATTGTTTCTACCGGTTTATCAAAATTAGGTGTGGTTTCCGTTGAATTACTTCCGGAAAAAAAATTTTACGCAGTCTGTCGTGAAATTATTAATGATTTGGAAGAACAAACTAAACAAATTCTTTTGATGCACGAAACAATAATTATGGAGCTTGTGGAAGTATTAAAAAATAAAGAAAAGATCAGTGGCTCTGAATTTAGACAGTTATTAGAAAAAAATAAGAAGCCTCGTTCTGCATAA